aatatataaattttatttcaattttttttaagattctaaatatcaaacaaattgagacaaagggagtatatttttttaacacaaattTATCACTTAACTATAATAGACTATTATACATTTgtcttttattttaattcacTATGATAAAAGTCATGGATTAGGCGTAAACACTCATGGATTAAATTTTTATATCTATGACCTTTGTCCACGTAATCAAACAATCCCGATTCTGTAGTTGTCTTCCCTATCCAATTATTCAGTTCCTTATCAATTCTCATTTGAATTCTCCTCTTTAAAATAGAAACTTCTCGGTGCCTTTTACCCCCTctgtttcaaattatttatcgtatttattaaaaatagttgtctcaaattatttgttattttaaaatcaagagacaaataattaattatcctattttacctttattagAATTTTATCGTTAATATaaatgacacataaatagagtaaatatgTAATTGAGAAAGATTATaatttagacataaataaaaataaagttaatcaAATAACTCTCTTAATTAAGTcgtgtaaaataaaataaaaagataaataatttgaaacgGTGAGAGTATTTatttagaaaaacaaaagagcTACTTTTGTTAAAACCCTTTTAGGCCCCTTTTAGGAATTCCATGCAACCCCTTTTTGCACAGTAAAACACTGAACCAGAGCCAGCCACCCCCGATCAGgtcctttcttgttttttttttttggctaagatTCAGTGTTCTATGGAAATTTAATGTTTTTAATATTAATCAGTATTTGATGTGATTGATGAGTGCTCTTTCATTAATTCCTTCTTGGGTCAGAAAGCTGGGATATGAATTTGCTGGAAAAAATTTATTCTGCTTCTGTTTGTTGGGTTGGAGTTTAGTTTTTGACCTTTAATTTGGTGGTCTGGACTTTAATAGATTTCTGAAGTTCAAGAATTCATTATAGGTTTCTGTTTTTTCAAGTGTCATCTGATCACCCTTCTCCCCATActccacttgtgagattacactgggtatgttgagtatgttgttgttgttatcgtCGTCGTCATCGTCTGATCACTGTTCTtgaaaaaagaagttgaaatggtTTTTTAAtcttgaaaacaaaacatttgtTGCTTAATGATTTTTAGATGAAAGAAACAATGTGTGCGGTTTTGCTTAATAATATTTAGACGAAAGAAACAATGTGTGGAGAATATCGACAACCCTGGCGAAGccagaatttgaagtttatgagttttgaattttatttctttttaggCTACtaggttctaaattaataatctgTATGTATCCAATGGATTTTAAAGacaaatacaatacaacatttGAACCAAAACTACTGGGTTCAGCCGAACCCGTAGCCGAAACTCTACCTTTGCCCCTGCCAACAAGATGAGTTTCACAGGCATTCAGGCAAGCTAGCTGGAGATTTGAATAATTTTTCTTAAGCCTTAGTGGATAGAGTTACTTGGTATttgtgctggtgggaggtaaTAGGTACATGgcctttataaaaaaattatccaacttTCTATCTTAAAGAAGGGCTATGTTGCTGTTATCCACAGTTCATTGATGTTTTGATCTCAACCATTATGCCATCTTGATTGCTTAATAATGAGTGTGGTTGGTAGAATGTTTTTGCCTGATACACTTGATAGTTAAATATGGGGTATCATGTGTTTAAAACAATTGTTTTATGCCTAAATAGGCACTAAGGAAGAGATCGGTTAATGGTGAAGAAGAGCAAATAGATAACTCACTTGAAGGGGTTGCTTTATTTTGTTCCTTTCCCCCCTGTATCCACTTATGGATGGCTAGATACTGAACTGTTTAAACTGAATCGAGGGCGTAGATAAAACTGTTTGTAACTTATGGTGTTTCCTATGTTACATGCCGAGTCTATGTTGCAGATGGAAACCTTGATCAGATTATAATAGTATAAATCGTAATCTAATATCTGTAGAATTTTCGAGTGTCGATGATAGTATAATAGTTAAATAGAGCAAATAATGtgtcattttctttttagatGATCATATCATCTTGTACttcttgttctttatttttttccatttttaacaATGCCACGGATTGGAGATGAAACTCCATGAGCATTGCAATCACTTATGACATTACACTGACAAATTTAGGTCCGTTGTTTTTCCGCCTAATTGTTGAATGTTTCATCTGCTTCAgcttttcttttgttcattttctcttcttttcattttctgaaTTTAAACATGTCACTCTCTTTTGTTCCTTTTTATGATCTCTGAAATCTTTGTTTCACATGGCTTTTTTTGGACTTTCCtgtcaaaataaaaattagatatTTCTCCATTTCATTCTAAATGATTTAAATACCAGCCTTTTTGATCTGAAATTGATTATGGTATTTGCTTCAGCAGAGAGCACTAATGTTCCATAAAATGGAGAGCGTTACCAATGTCATGGAGTATGAGATCCTCGCAAAGGAGAAATTACCCAAAATGATATATGACTATTATGCCTCTGGTGCGGAGGACGAATGGACACTCCAAGAGAATCGAAATGCTTTCTCTAGGATTTTGTAAGTATTTCTATAAACATGCTAATACTATTAATATTCTGTTTACCTGATGCACTATAGAAGTGTAAAAATAGCAAGTTTGAAAAGAATTTTCTTCTATAAGCCACTGAAATTTCCTCCTTTTAAATAGGTTTAGGCCCCGCATTCTTATAGATGTAAGCAACATTGATACAACCACAAGTGTCTTGGGATTTAAGATTTCAATGCCCATCATGGTTGCACCTACTGCAATGCAGAAAATGGCTCATCCTG
This portion of the Lycium ferocissimum isolate CSIRO_LF1 chromosome 1, AGI_CSIRO_Lferr_CH_V1, whole genome shotgun sequence genome encodes:
- the LOC132055888 gene encoding glycolate oxidase-like; translation: MFHKMESVTNVMEYEILAKEKLPKMIYDYYASGAEDEWTLQENRNAFSRILFRPRILIDVSNIDTTTSVLGFKISMPIMVAPTAMQKMAHPEGEYATARATSAAGTIMTLSSWATSSVEEVASTGPGIHFFQLYVSFSVHCSY